In Rissa tridactyla isolate bRisTri1 chromosome 8, bRisTri1.patW.cur.20221130, whole genome shotgun sequence, one genomic interval encodes:
- the DEXI gene encoding dexamethasone-induced protein yields the protein MPAAVSARLDSLESWAFHALLVLPYMFYLGLFFVNVLILYYAFLMEYIVLNVGIVFLPEDMDQALVDLGVLSDPGSVLYETDSELDVFDGFIKHLNGL from the coding sequence ATGCCCGCCGCGGTCTCGGCACGTCTGGATTCGCTGGAGTCCTGGGCCTTCCATgcgctgctggtgctgccctATATGTTTTATTTGGGCTTGTTCTTTGTCAACGTGCTGATCCTGTACTATGCCTTCCTGATGGAGTACATCGTTCTCAATGTAGGCATCGTCTTCCTGCCCGAGGATATGGACCAGGCTCTGGTGGATCTGGGGGTGCTCTCCGACCCTGGCTCCGTGCTCTACGAGACGGACAGCGAGCTGGATGTCTTTGACGG